A DNA window from Myripristis murdjan chromosome 19, fMyrMur1.1, whole genome shotgun sequence contains the following coding sequences:
- the LOC115377412 gene encoding SE-cephalotoxin-like has protein sequence MAFLRASLLLVFLTLLYWTTTSALSHDPTFNYTNSRPHTRVKRALPYFTQEKTREVLEGGKAALALVKDAFGLAHTTRTLTGITKTIAQGMSMLPSVLGLMFSFVNIILAFIPQESPTDQLQADLDEVNRKLDSLSMEISNLATDVEWHNYASVYSQDEVRILNAWKNFNEIFKSSMPAQSEEKKIRLAEMFTTFYENTATEGSVTSLYHYLTIRGTSLSKNLLDILTRKSKCSIYDIGMYSIYFNSLMYRGMFLNQVYWSLMGFDPSVKAAEYASMMKKIVNAEKEAVNYCKSNYKKYVKMDVVEISKKHSYSNKEEIARQIKWALDKKYFWYSWVVVVYDTKQDYPDKTDGFTVIPMEKITVAVGETNIGSYGTKRDKVLNCIPKKTCNDMFAEIKGNGNSCPVQYSTSLIVHYTENRPLYQVIYFMSYVKLMHISYEKKSVVFPPPIYQQDCSWYSSYTGSLSLYYSGRTDLCKSFTPCKNGGTCQMLFESNQWVCECPDGYEGYTCEKKIPTFSQDIKKFVSQPLPAISTLKESLDKIYSLLQRNG, from the coding sequence ATGGCGTTCCTACGTGCGTCGTTGCTGTTGGTCTTCTTAACCCTCCTCTACTGGACAACCACCTCTGCTCTGTCACATGACCCCACCTTCAACTACACCAATTCTCGACCCCACACCAGGGTCAAGAGAGCCCTGCCCTACTTTACTCAAGAGAAAACAAGGGAAGTTTTAGAGGGAGGAAAAGCCGCTCTGGCTTTAGTCAAAGATGCGTTTGGCTTGGCTCATACCACAAGAACGCTGACAGGCATAACAAAGACGATTGCGCAGGGCATGAGCATGTTGCCAAGTGTTTTAGGTCTGATGTTCTCCTTTGTCAACATCATCTTGGCCTTCATTCCTCAGGAGAGCCCCACAGACCAGCTGCAGGCTGATCTGGATGAGGTGAACAGGAAGCTGGACTCTCTCTCCATGGAGATCTCCAACCTGGCAACGGATGTGGAATGGCACAACTACGCCAGCGTCTACTCTCAGGACGAGGTCCGCATCCTCAACGCCTGGAAGAACTTCAATGAGATCTTCAAGAGTTCCATGCCAGCACagagtgaagagaaaaagaTCCGTCTGGCTGAGATGTTCACCACCTTCTATGAGAACACAGCCACTGAAGGCAGCGTGACCAGCCTCTACCACTACCTGACCATCAGGGGCACGTCTCTCAGCAAGAACCTGCTCGACATCCTGACCAGGAAGTCTAAATGTAGCATTTATGACATAGGCATGTACAGCATCTATTTCAACAGCCTGATGTATAGGGGGATGTTCCTCAACCAGGTCTACTGGAGTCTGATGGGTTTCGACCCGTCAGTCAAGGCAGCTGAATACGCctcaatgatgaaaaaaatcgTCAATGCTGAGAAAGAAGCTGTGAACTATTGCAAGAGCAACTACAAGAAGTACGTGAAGATGGATGTGGTGGAGATCAGCAAAAAACACAGCTACAGTAACAAAGAAGAAATTGCTAGACAGATAAAATGGGCATTGGACAAGAAGTACTTCTGGTACagctgggtggtggtggtgtacGACACGAAGCAGGACTACCCTGACAAAACAGATGGTTTCACTGTAATCCCAATGGAGAAGATCACCGTCGCCGTGGGTGAAACTAATATTGGGTCATATGGGACCAAAAGGGACAAAGTCTTGAATTGCATTCCCAAGAAAACCTGCAATGACATGTTTGCAGAAATCAAAGGAAATGGCAACAGTTGCCCTGTTCAGTACTCCACATCATTAATTGTACATTATACTGAAAATAGACCCCTATACCAAGTTATCTATTTCATGTCTTATGTCAAACTGATGCATATCTCTTATGAAAAGAAATCTGTTGTGTTTCCTCCACCCATCTACCAACAAGACTGTTCATGGTACAGTTCATACACAGGCTCGCTCTCCTTGTATTACTCAGGAAGAACGGATCTCTGCAAATCTTTCACTCCCTGTAAGAATGGTGGCACATGTCAGATGCTGTTTGAGTCCAACCAATGGGTGTGTGAATGTCCAGACGGTTACGAAGGATAcacatgtgagaaaaaaattccGACCTTCAGTCAGGACATCAAGAAATTTGTGTCTCAACCTCTGCCCGCCATCAGCACCTTGAAGGAATCTCTTGATAAGATTTACTCACTCCTGCAGCGGAATGGCTGA